The following proteins come from a genomic window of Galactobacillus timonensis:
- a CDS encoding NUDIX hydrolase — protein sequence MNLRETIEAYQPYNEQEERDRQQMLYLLDHEKDLLLRKNTSAHFSASAWVVSHDREHVLLCWHNIYRSWSWLGGHADGEEDLLSVAVREVREESGLVHVVPVVPNVFSLETLTVDGHIKNGAYVSSHLHLNLTYLLEADMKEPVHGKPDENSGVRWFTTEEALAACSEPWMVERVYRKLVSKVNDLERNEKLS from the coding sequence ATGAACCTGAGAGAGACAATTGAAGCCTATCAACCGTATAACGAGCAGGAGGAGCGGGATCGTCAACAGATGCTGTATCTGCTGGATCATGAGAAGGACCTTCTGTTGAGGAAGAATACGTCCGCCCATTTTTCGGCAAGCGCATGGGTCGTGTCCCACGATCGGGAACATGTGCTTCTGTGCTGGCACAACATTTACCGCTCATGGTCCTGGCTTGGCGGACATGCGGACGGGGAGGAAGATCTTCTTTCTGTCGCGGTGCGGGAGGTCAGGGAGGAAAGCGGTCTGGTACATGTTGTTCCGGTTGTTCCGAATGTGTTTTCTCTGGAGACCCTGACGGTCGATGGTCATATCAAAAACGGAGCGTATGTGAGTTCGCATCTGCATCTGAATCTGACATATCTGCTGGAGGCGGATATGAAGGAGCCGGTTCATGGCAAGCCTGATGAAAACAGCGGGGTTCGCTGGTTTACGACTGAGGAGGCGCTGGCTGCCTGCAGTGAGCCGTGGATGGTGGAACGCGTTTACCGGAAGCTTGTTTCGAAAGTGAATGATCTTGAAAGAAATGAAAAACTTTCGTAA
- a CDS encoding methionine ABC transporter ATP-binding protein, whose protein sequence is MIELKNIVKIFPTKKDDIHAVNGVSLQIQDGEIYGIIGYSGAGKSTLVRIINQLETQSAGDVIIDGRTMQTLSKKELRQERQKIGMIFQHFNLLWSRTVQKNIELPLEFAGVPKEEREKKAKELIHLVGLDGRENSYPSELSGGQKQRVGIARALANDPKILLSDEATSALDPDTTEQILELLRKINQEMGITIVMITHQMEVVQKICSRMAVMSDGVIVEEGTVKEIFEHPRHEVTKRFVQNVNATENIEELAETLKKKYPDGCLLRLIFTSGTDEPVIADAIRQVSFPISIVQSDISASKDGSFGTTYLHLFHAKDAEYNRFVDYLVASGVKVEVL, encoded by the coding sequence ATGATTGAACTGAAGAATATTGTCAAGATATTCCCTACCAAGAAAGACGATATCCACGCTGTCAACGGCGTCAGCCTGCAGATTCAGGATGGCGAGATCTATGGCATCATCGGTTATTCCGGCGCGGGCAAGTCGACTCTGGTACGAATTATCAATCAGCTTGAAACGCAGAGTGCCGGCGATGTGATCATCGACGGCCGCACGATGCAGACGCTGAGTAAAAAGGAGCTGCGCCAGGAGCGGCAGAAGATCGGCATGATCTTCCAGCACTTCAACCTGCTGTGGTCACGGACAGTTCAGAAAAACATCGAACTGCCGCTGGAGTTCGCAGGGGTACCGAAAGAAGAGCGTGAGAAGAAGGCAAAGGAACTGATCCATCTGGTTGGCCTGGACGGGCGTGAAAACAGCTATCCAAGTGAGCTGTCCGGTGGCCAGAAGCAGCGTGTCGGCATTGCAAGAGCGCTGGCCAACGATCCTAAGATCCTGCTGTCGGATGAAGCGACATCGGCGCTGGATCCGGATACGACGGAACAGATTCTCGAGCTGCTGCGAAAGATCAATCAGGAGATGGGTATCACGATCGTCATGATTACCCATCAGATGGAAGTGGTGCAGAAGATCTGTTCCCGCATGGCCGTGATGAGCGATGGCGTCATCGTCGAAGAAGGAACGGTCAAGGAAATCTTCGAACATCCGCGTCATGAAGTGACCAAGCGCTTCGTACAGAACGTCAATGCGACGGAAAACATCGAGGAGCTGGCTGAGACGCTGAAGAAAAAGTATCCGGATGGATGCCTGCTGCGACTGATCTTCACTTCCGGAACGGATGAGCCGGTGATTGCGGATGCGATTCGTCAGGTATCCTTCCCGATCTCGATCGTGCAGTCGGATATCTCCGCGAGCAAGGATGGTTCCTTCGGTACAACCTATCTGCATCTGTTCCATGCCAAGGATGCGGAATACAACCGGTTCGTGGATTATCTGGTGGCCAGCGGCGTAAAGGTGGAGGTGCTGTAA